From a region of the Cucumis sativus cultivar 9930 chromosome 6, Cucumber_9930_V3, whole genome shotgun sequence genome:
- the LOC101219861 gene encoding cell cycle checkpoint protein RAD17 isoform X3 → MTKKENNPGLLSSDEEYCGGRSSSSKRRYRKTKSQSPLPRKSTRQAKKARLLGSRSCLQKDSRNVDEFNSFCEDFDQVFSTFKVSAGSGSVCRNELWIDKYRPHSLEELAVQKKKDANGSNVILITGPAGVGKSATVHVIASHLGARLCEWDTPTPVIWREHLHNLTAGIQYTSKLDEFESFIGRMRKYGVIPSCFSIDSKQPVILLIDDLPLTNGKAALRRLQSCLHLYVQSTQVPTAIVITDCAKAETTDFTVQYLEEIQLCLENAGACKVAFNPITNNSIKKTISRICSCEQYDLAVEQIDAIAKSSGGDVRHAIMSLQLFCLKPSQICSSSSSAQESLKDEEMPHTLVDDRFSFQFGRDETLSLFHALGKFLHNKRHSVNELVLDSEFSVQESLLRRPLNMDPPEKVLCQAHGQARPIADFLHENVLDFMNEEAIDDAWVVASYLGDADTLLSSYDGMLARHNDAENILHLAAASVAVRGVLFGNSHPLSSRWHAIRRPKLWQIEGSSLSNKKMVKQRFVPYGGISLAHFSVVATEYVPALKWLGNSVSEDHEKLWALTEENTGFDMVISGDQESHTSEEEIEDW, encoded by the exons ATGACGAAGAAGGAGAACAATCCGGGTTTACTATCGTCGGATGAAGAATACTGCGGTGGTCGATCATCTAGTTCCAAACGCAGATATCGAAAGACGAAATCGCAATCACCATTACCTCGGAAGAGTACTCGCCAAGCGAAGAAAGCTCGACTCCTCGGTTCTCGGTCTTGCTTGCAGAAGGATTCCCGTAATGTCGACGAG TTCAACTCGTTCTGTGAAGATTTTGATCAAGTTTTTTCTACCTTCAAGGTATCTGCTG GTTCTGGAAGCGTTTGCAGAAACGAGTTATGGATTGATAAATATAGACCGCATTCATTGGAAGAGCTTGCTGtacagaagaagaag GATGCTAATGGAAGTAATGTTATTCTCATCACTGGTCCTGCTGGAGTTGGGAAATCT GCAACTGTTCATGTAATAGCTTCTCATCTTGGAGCCAGATTATGTGAATGGGACACACCTACTCCTGTGATCTGGCGAGAACATCTGCATAACTTGACTGCAG GGATACAGTACACATCTAAACTTGACGAGTTTGAAAGTTTTATTGGGAGAATGAGGAAGTATGGAGTAATACCTTCATGCTTTTCCATAGACTCAAAACAACCGGTCATACTCTTGATAGATGATCTTCCTTTGACCAATGGGAAGGCTGCTCTTAGAAGACTTCAGAGCTGTTTGCATCTTTATGTGCAATCAACACAAGTTCCAACAGCCATTGTGATTACCGATTGTGCCAAAGCCGAAACAACAGATTTCACTGTGCAGTACTTGGAAGAGATTCAGCTCTGTCTGGAGAATGCTGGGGCTTGTAAG gtTGCATTCAATCCAATAACAAATAACTCCATTAAAAAGACAATTTCTAGAATATGTTCTTGTGAACAGTACGATCTGGCAGTTGAACAAATTGATGCAATAGCCAAATCAAGTGGTGGTGATGTGAGGCATGCAATCATGTCTTTACAATTATTTTGCCTGAAACCAAGCCAGATATGTTCATCATCATCCAGTGCTCAAGAATCTTTGAAAGATGAAGAGATGCCTCATACATTGGTGGACGATCGattctcttttcaatttggCCGCGATGAGactctttctttgtttcatgCCCTGGGAAAATTTTTGCACAACAAACGACACAGTGTAAATGAATTGGTATTAG ACAGTGAATTTTCTGTTCAGGAAAGTTTATTAAGACGGCCACTTAATATGGATCCTCCAGAAAAGGTTCTCTGTCAAGCACATGGGCAAGCCAGGCCTATTGCTGACTTTCTACATGAAAATG TTCTTGACTTCATGAATGAGGAAGCTATAGATGATGCATGGGTTGTGGCTTCGTATTTAGGTGATGCTGACACGCTCCTTTCTTCCTACGACGGAATGCTAGCCAGGCATAATGATGCAGAAAATATTCTACACTTGGCTGCTGCTTCAGTTGCAGTCCGTGGGGTACTATTTGGCAATTCTCATCCGTTGTCTTCCAG GTGGCATGCTATTCGTAGACCAAAGCTTTGGCAAATCGAGGGATCATCACTGTCCAATAAG AAGATGGTTAAACAAAGATTTGTCCCTTATGGTGGGATCAGTTTAGCTCATTTTTCAGTAGTTGCCACCGAGTATGTACCTGCATTGAAGTGGCTGGGTAATAGTGTGTCCGAAGATCATGAAAAGTTATGGGCATTGACCGAAGAAAATACAGGTTTTGATATGGTGATTTCAGGAGACCAAGAAAGTCATACTTctgaagaagaaattgaagattgGTAA
- the LOC101219861 gene encoding cell cycle checkpoint protein RAD17 isoform X2: MTKKENNPGLLSSDEEYCGGRSSSSKRRYRKTKSQSPLPRKSTRQAKKARLLGSRSCLQKDSRNVDEFNSFCEDFDQVFSTFKVSAGSGSVCRNELWIDKYRPHSLEELAVQKKKVDEVKDANGSNVILITGPAGVGKSATVHVIASHLGARLCEWDTPTPVIWREHLHNLTAGIQYTSKLDEFESFIGRMRKYGVIPSCFSIDSKQPVILLIDDLPLTNGKAALRRLQSCLHLYVQSTQVPTAIVITDCAKAETTDFTVQYLEEIQLCLENAGACKVAFNPITNNSIKKTISRICSCEQYDLAVEQIDAIAKSSGGDVRHAIMSLQLFCLKPSQICSSSSSAQESLKDEEMPHTLVDDRFSFQFGRDETLSLFHALGKFLHNKRHSVNELVLDSEFSVQESLLRRPLNMDPPEKVLCQAHGQARPIADFLHENVLDFMNEEAIDDAWVVASYLGDADTLLSSYDGMLARHNDAENILHLAAASVAVRGVLFGNSHPLSSRWHAIRRPKLWQIEGSSLSNKKMVKQRFVPYGGISLAHFSVVATEYVPALKWLGNSVSEDHEKLWALTEENTGFDMVISGDQESHTSEEEIEDW; the protein is encoded by the exons ATGACGAAGAAGGAGAACAATCCGGGTTTACTATCGTCGGATGAAGAATACTGCGGTGGTCGATCATCTAGTTCCAAACGCAGATATCGAAAGACGAAATCGCAATCACCATTACCTCGGAAGAGTACTCGCCAAGCGAAGAAAGCTCGACTCCTCGGTTCTCGGTCTTGCTTGCAGAAGGATTCCCGTAATGTCGACGAG TTCAACTCGTTCTGTGAAGATTTTGATCAAGTTTTTTCTACCTTCAAGGTATCTGCTG GTTCTGGAAGCGTTTGCAGAAACGAGTTATGGATTGATAAATATAGACCGCATTCATTGGAAGAGCTTGCTGtacagaagaagaag GTAGATGAAGTTAAG GATGCTAATGGAAGTAATGTTATTCTCATCACTGGTCCTGCTGGAGTTGGGAAATCT GCAACTGTTCATGTAATAGCTTCTCATCTTGGAGCCAGATTATGTGAATGGGACACACCTACTCCTGTGATCTGGCGAGAACATCTGCATAACTTGACTGCAG GGATACAGTACACATCTAAACTTGACGAGTTTGAAAGTTTTATTGGGAGAATGAGGAAGTATGGAGTAATACCTTCATGCTTTTCCATAGACTCAAAACAACCGGTCATACTCTTGATAGATGATCTTCCTTTGACCAATGGGAAGGCTGCTCTTAGAAGACTTCAGAGCTGTTTGCATCTTTATGTGCAATCAACACAAGTTCCAACAGCCATTGTGATTACCGATTGTGCCAAAGCCGAAACAACAGATTTCACTGTGCAGTACTTGGAAGAGATTCAGCTCTGTCTGGAGAATGCTGGGGCTTGTAAG gtTGCATTCAATCCAATAACAAATAACTCCATTAAAAAGACAATTTCTAGAATATGTTCTTGTGAACAGTACGATCTGGCAGTTGAACAAATTGATGCAATAGCCAAATCAAGTGGTGGTGATGTGAGGCATGCAATCATGTCTTTACAATTATTTTGCCTGAAACCAAGCCAGATATGTTCATCATCATCCAGTGCTCAAGAATCTTTGAAAGATGAAGAGATGCCTCATACATTGGTGGACGATCGattctcttttcaatttggCCGCGATGAGactctttctttgtttcatgCCCTGGGAAAATTTTTGCACAACAAACGACACAGTGTAAATGAATTGGTATTAG ACAGTGAATTTTCTGTTCAGGAAAGTTTATTAAGACGGCCACTTAATATGGATCCTCCAGAAAAGGTTCTCTGTCAAGCACATGGGCAAGCCAGGCCTATTGCTGACTTTCTACATGAAAATG TTCTTGACTTCATGAATGAGGAAGCTATAGATGATGCATGGGTTGTGGCTTCGTATTTAGGTGATGCTGACACGCTCCTTTCTTCCTACGACGGAATGCTAGCCAGGCATAATGATGCAGAAAATATTCTACACTTGGCTGCTGCTTCAGTTGCAGTCCGTGGGGTACTATTTGGCAATTCTCATCCGTTGTCTTCCAG GTGGCATGCTATTCGTAGACCAAAGCTTTGGCAAATCGAGGGATCATCACTGTCCAATAAG AAGATGGTTAAACAAAGATTTGTCCCTTATGGTGGGATCAGTTTAGCTCATTTTTCAGTAGTTGCCACCGAGTATGTACCTGCATTGAAGTGGCTGGGTAATAGTGTGTCCGAAGATCATGAAAAGTTATGGGCATTGACCGAAGAAAATACAGGTTTTGATATGGTGATTTCAGGAGACCAAGAAAGTCATACTTctgaagaagaaattgaagattgGTAA
- the LOC101219861 gene encoding cell cycle checkpoint protein RAD17 isoform X1, which yields MTKKENNPGLLSSDEEYCGGRSSSSKRRYRKTKSQSPLPRKSTRQAKKARLLGSRSCLQKDSRNVDEFNSFCEDFDQVFSTFKVSAGSGSVCRNELWIDKYRPHSLEELAVQKKKVDEVKVWFEDRLRTPMDANGSNVILITGPAGVGKSATVHVIASHLGARLCEWDTPTPVIWREHLHNLTAGIQYTSKLDEFESFIGRMRKYGVIPSCFSIDSKQPVILLIDDLPLTNGKAALRRLQSCLHLYVQSTQVPTAIVITDCAKAETTDFTVQYLEEIQLCLENAGACKVAFNPITNNSIKKTISRICSCEQYDLAVEQIDAIAKSSGGDVRHAIMSLQLFCLKPSQICSSSSSAQESLKDEEMPHTLVDDRFSFQFGRDETLSLFHALGKFLHNKRHSVNELVLDSEFSVQESLLRRPLNMDPPEKVLCQAHGQARPIADFLHENVLDFMNEEAIDDAWVVASYLGDADTLLSSYDGMLARHNDAENILHLAAASVAVRGVLFGNSHPLSSRWHAIRRPKLWQIEGSSLSNKKMVKQRFVPYGGISLAHFSVVATEYVPALKWLGNSVSEDHEKLWALTEENTGFDMVISGDQESHTSEEEIEDW from the exons ATGACGAAGAAGGAGAACAATCCGGGTTTACTATCGTCGGATGAAGAATACTGCGGTGGTCGATCATCTAGTTCCAAACGCAGATATCGAAAGACGAAATCGCAATCACCATTACCTCGGAAGAGTACTCGCCAAGCGAAGAAAGCTCGACTCCTCGGTTCTCGGTCTTGCTTGCAGAAGGATTCCCGTAATGTCGACGAG TTCAACTCGTTCTGTGAAGATTTTGATCAAGTTTTTTCTACCTTCAAGGTATCTGCTG GTTCTGGAAGCGTTTGCAGAAACGAGTTATGGATTGATAAATATAGACCGCATTCATTGGAAGAGCTTGCTGtacagaagaagaag GTAGATGAAGTTAAGGTATGGTTTGAAGACAGGTTGAGAACACCTATg GATGCTAATGGAAGTAATGTTATTCTCATCACTGGTCCTGCTGGAGTTGGGAAATCT GCAACTGTTCATGTAATAGCTTCTCATCTTGGAGCCAGATTATGTGAATGGGACACACCTACTCCTGTGATCTGGCGAGAACATCTGCATAACTTGACTGCAG GGATACAGTACACATCTAAACTTGACGAGTTTGAAAGTTTTATTGGGAGAATGAGGAAGTATGGAGTAATACCTTCATGCTTTTCCATAGACTCAAAACAACCGGTCATACTCTTGATAGATGATCTTCCTTTGACCAATGGGAAGGCTGCTCTTAGAAGACTTCAGAGCTGTTTGCATCTTTATGTGCAATCAACACAAGTTCCAACAGCCATTGTGATTACCGATTGTGCCAAAGCCGAAACAACAGATTTCACTGTGCAGTACTTGGAAGAGATTCAGCTCTGTCTGGAGAATGCTGGGGCTTGTAAG gtTGCATTCAATCCAATAACAAATAACTCCATTAAAAAGACAATTTCTAGAATATGTTCTTGTGAACAGTACGATCTGGCAGTTGAACAAATTGATGCAATAGCCAAATCAAGTGGTGGTGATGTGAGGCATGCAATCATGTCTTTACAATTATTTTGCCTGAAACCAAGCCAGATATGTTCATCATCATCCAGTGCTCAAGAATCTTTGAAAGATGAAGAGATGCCTCATACATTGGTGGACGATCGattctcttttcaatttggCCGCGATGAGactctttctttgtttcatgCCCTGGGAAAATTTTTGCACAACAAACGACACAGTGTAAATGAATTGGTATTAG ACAGTGAATTTTCTGTTCAGGAAAGTTTATTAAGACGGCCACTTAATATGGATCCTCCAGAAAAGGTTCTCTGTCAAGCACATGGGCAAGCCAGGCCTATTGCTGACTTTCTACATGAAAATG TTCTTGACTTCATGAATGAGGAAGCTATAGATGATGCATGGGTTGTGGCTTCGTATTTAGGTGATGCTGACACGCTCCTTTCTTCCTACGACGGAATGCTAGCCAGGCATAATGATGCAGAAAATATTCTACACTTGGCTGCTGCTTCAGTTGCAGTCCGTGGGGTACTATTTGGCAATTCTCATCCGTTGTCTTCCAG GTGGCATGCTATTCGTAGACCAAAGCTTTGGCAAATCGAGGGATCATCACTGTCCAATAAG AAGATGGTTAAACAAAGATTTGTCCCTTATGGTGGGATCAGTTTAGCTCATTTTTCAGTAGTTGCCACCGAGTATGTACCTGCATTGAAGTGGCTGGGTAATAGTGTGTCCGAAGATCATGAAAAGTTATGGGCATTGACCGAAGAAAATACAGGTTTTGATATGGTGATTTCAGGAGACCAAGAAAGTCATACTTctgaagaagaaattgaagattgGTAA
- the LOC101219861 gene encoding cell cycle checkpoint protein RAD17 isoform X4, whose product MLFCHSIQYTLYILQGLMRLLPHVGLIKFHETKVVSACMATVHVIASHLGARLCEWDTPTPVIWREHLHNLTAGIQYTSKLDEFESFIGRMRKYGVIPSCFSIDSKQPVILLIDDLPLTNGKAALRRLQSCLHLYVQSTQVPTAIVITDCAKAETTDFTVQYLEEIQLCLENAGACKVAFNPITNNSIKKTISRICSCEQYDLAVEQIDAIAKSSGGDVRHAIMSLQLFCLKPSQICSSSSSAQESLKDEEMPHTLVDDRFSFQFGRDETLSLFHALGKFLHNKRHSVNELVLDSEFSVQESLLRRPLNMDPPEKVLCQAHGQARPIADFLHENVLDFMNEEAIDDAWVVASYLGDADTLLSSYDGMLARHNDAENILHLAAASVAVRGVLFGNSHPLSSRWHAIRRPKLWQIEGSSLSNKKMVKQRFVPYGGISLAHFSVVATEYVPALKWLGNSVSEDHEKLWALTEENTGFDMVISGDQESHTSEEEIEDW is encoded by the exons ATGCTGTTCTGTCACTCTATTCAATACACATTATATATCTTACAGG GGCTGATGAGATTGCTGCCACATGTTGGTTTGATCAAATTTCATGAGACGAAAGTAGTCAGTGCATGCATG GCAACTGTTCATGTAATAGCTTCTCATCTTGGAGCCAGATTATGTGAATGGGACACACCTACTCCTGTGATCTGGCGAGAACATCTGCATAACTTGACTGCAG GGATACAGTACACATCTAAACTTGACGAGTTTGAAAGTTTTATTGGGAGAATGAGGAAGTATGGAGTAATACCTTCATGCTTTTCCATAGACTCAAAACAACCGGTCATACTCTTGATAGATGATCTTCCTTTGACCAATGGGAAGGCTGCTCTTAGAAGACTTCAGAGCTGTTTGCATCTTTATGTGCAATCAACACAAGTTCCAACAGCCATTGTGATTACCGATTGTGCCAAAGCCGAAACAACAGATTTCACTGTGCAGTACTTGGAAGAGATTCAGCTCTGTCTGGAGAATGCTGGGGCTTGTAAG gtTGCATTCAATCCAATAACAAATAACTCCATTAAAAAGACAATTTCTAGAATATGTTCTTGTGAACAGTACGATCTGGCAGTTGAACAAATTGATGCAATAGCCAAATCAAGTGGTGGTGATGTGAGGCATGCAATCATGTCTTTACAATTATTTTGCCTGAAACCAAGCCAGATATGTTCATCATCATCCAGTGCTCAAGAATCTTTGAAAGATGAAGAGATGCCTCATACATTGGTGGACGATCGattctcttttcaatttggCCGCGATGAGactctttctttgtttcatgCCCTGGGAAAATTTTTGCACAACAAACGACACAGTGTAAATGAATTGGTATTAG ACAGTGAATTTTCTGTTCAGGAAAGTTTATTAAGACGGCCACTTAATATGGATCCTCCAGAAAAGGTTCTCTGTCAAGCACATGGGCAAGCCAGGCCTATTGCTGACTTTCTACATGAAAATG TTCTTGACTTCATGAATGAGGAAGCTATAGATGATGCATGGGTTGTGGCTTCGTATTTAGGTGATGCTGACACGCTCCTTTCTTCCTACGACGGAATGCTAGCCAGGCATAATGATGCAGAAAATATTCTACACTTGGCTGCTGCTTCAGTTGCAGTCCGTGGGGTACTATTTGGCAATTCTCATCCGTTGTCTTCCAG GTGGCATGCTATTCGTAGACCAAAGCTTTGGCAAATCGAGGGATCATCACTGTCCAATAAG AAGATGGTTAAACAAAGATTTGTCCCTTATGGTGGGATCAGTTTAGCTCATTTTTCAGTAGTTGCCACCGAGTATGTACCTGCATTGAAGTGGCTGGGTAATAGTGTGTCCGAAGATCATGAAAAGTTATGGGCATTGACCGAAGAAAATACAGGTTTTGATATGGTGATTTCAGGAGACCAAGAAAGTCATACTTctgaagaagaaattgaagattgGTAA
- the LOC101219619 gene encoding heavy metal-associated isoprenylated plant protein 27 encodes MGFLDHCADVCNFSHGHSHDSKKLKKNQQLQRVEIKVKMDCEGCQKKVKKSVEGMKGVTEVEVDPKRSKLTVVGYVDSNKVLNRVRHRTGKAAELWPYVPYDVVEHPYAPGAYDKKAPPGYVRNVAANPEVAPLARAGSFEVKYTTAFSDENPNACVLM; translated from the exons ATGGGTTTCTTAGATCATTGCGCCGACGTTTGCAACTTCTCTCACGGTCATAGCCACGACAGTAAGAAGCTAAAAAAGAACCAGCAACTTCAG AGGGTGGAGATAAAAGTGAAGATGGATTGCGAGGGGTGCCagaagaaggtgaagaaaTCGGTGGAGGGAATGAAAGGCGTGACGGAGGTGGAGGTGGACCCCAAACGGAGCAAGCTCACGGTGGTGGGTTACGTGGATTCCAACAAGGTTCTGAACCGGGTCCGCCATCGGACCGGGAAGGCAGCCGAGCTCTGGCCTTACGTACCGTACGACGTCGTTGAACACCCTTACGCGCCTGGAGCCTACGACAAGAAGGCGCCGCCTGGGTACGTGCGGAATGTGGCGGCCAACCCCGAGGTGGCGCCGCTCGCACGTGCCGGATCGTTTGAGGTTAAATACACCACCGCCTTCAGCGATGAGAATCCCAATGCTTGCGTTCTAATGTAA
- the LOC101219381 gene encoding GDSL esterase/lipase EXL3, whose translation MISNIKMKIPNYLDFFFCFILLLCFCHAGAAARSKFLPENEEVSAIIVFGDSIVDPGNNNYLKTLVKCNFPPYGRDFNGGIPTGRFSNGKIPTDFVAEEFGVKELVPAYLDPHLTTQDLLTGVSFASGASGYDPLTSKITSVLSLSDQLELFKDYIKKIKAAVGEEKATAILSKSVIIVCTGSDDIANTYFITPFRRFHYDVASYTDLMLQSGSSFFHQLYALGARRIGVLSLPAIGCVPSQRTLFGGAARGCSEAANSMAVLFNSKLSSLIDSLGNEYSDAKFVYLDVYTPFLALIQNPAEYGFEEATKGCCGTGSIEVSVLCNPLSSKLSCPSPDKYIFWDSYHPTGNAYKALTSRILKDSIPKFF comes from the exons AtgatatcaaatatcaaaatgaagatTCCTAATTACTTGgacttctttttctgtttcatATTACTTTTGTGCTTTTGCCATGCCGGAGCTGCAGCACGTTCTAAATTTTTACCGGAAAACGAGGAGGTTTCGGCGATAATCGTGTTCGGCGATTCCATTGTTGATCCGGGCAATAATAACTACCTCAAAACATTGGTTAAGTGTAACTTTCCACCTTATGGAAGAGACTTCAATGGCGGAATACCCACTGGAAGGTTTAGCAATGGCAAAATCCCCACCGATTTTGTAG CGGAAGAGTTTGGTGTAAAAGAATTAGTACCCGCATATCTTGATCCGCATTTGACAACTCAAGACCTTCTCACTGGCGTTAGTTTTGCTTCTGGAGCTTCCGGATATGATCCTCTCACATCCAAGATAACC TCCGTGCTATCGCTTAGCGACCAACTGGAGTTGTTCAAAGATTACATCAAGAAGATAAAAGCCGCCGTCGGAGAAGAAAAAGCGACGGCCATCTTATCAAAAAGCGTAATAATTGTATGCACTGGCAGCGACGACATTGCAAACACCTATTTCATAACGCCGTTCCGGCGATTCCATTACGACGTTGCTTCGTACACCGATCTGATGCTCCAATCGGGGTCCAGTTTCTTCCATCAGCTTTACGCCCTCGGAGCAAGAAGGATTGGAGTTCTCAGCTTGCCGGCAATCGGCTGCGTTCCGTCGCAGAGGACTTTGTTCGGAGGGGCCGCTCGAGGGTGCTCCGAAGCCGCTAATTCAATGGCGGTGCTTTTTAATTCGAAGCTATCGTCGTTGATTGATTCACTAGGAAATGAGTATTCGGATGCTAAGTTTGTGTATTTGGATGTCTACACTCCGTTTCTTGCGCTCATTCAAAACCCTGCTGAATACg GGTTTGAAGAGGCAACAAAAGGATGCTGTGGAACAGGATCCATAGAGGTCAGCGTTTTATGCAATCCTTTATCTTCAAAACTATCATGTCCCAGTCCTGATAAATATATCTTCTGGGATAGTTACCACCCTACTGGCAATGCTTACAAGGCTCTCACTTCTCGCATCTTAAAAGATTCCATTCCTAAATTTTTctga